The following are encoded together in the Juglans microcarpa x Juglans regia isolate MS1-56 chromosome 2D, Jm3101_v1.0, whole genome shotgun sequence genome:
- the LOC121250208 gene encoding E3 ubiquitin-protein ligase RMA1H1-like — protein sequence MDIELFEEAISQNDSFGEEKSSLEKWKSVSDAIPDSENNSSGGFDCNICLETVQDPVVTLCGHLYCWPCIYKWLHFQRLSDEDQHQQCPVCKAEISQTSLVPLYCKGQTTKRSKGNKAHLGIVIPRRPLGPGCGVDLPRSNNTTSPYQADQQFLDDSYSYQAQQYNPNPGHDSSSVFNRAGTMTNTLDSRVGVFGEMVYARVFGNTLTNLYTYPNSYHLAGSNSPRVRRHVMQADKSLSRICFFLFCCFILCLLTF from the coding sequence ATGGATATAGAGCTCTTTGAGGAGGCCATATCTCAAAATGACTCCTTTGGAGAGGAAAAGTCTTCCCTAGAGAAGTGGAAATCTGTCTCGGATGCAATCCCCGACTCTGAAAATAATTCCTCCGGTGGCTTTGATTGTAACATCTGTCTAGAGACTGTGCAAGATCCAGTTGTCACACTCTGTGGTCATCTTTATTGCTGGCCCTGCATTTACAAATGGCTTCATTTCCAGAGACTATCTGATGAAGACCAACACCAGCAGTGTCCTGTATGCAAAGCTGAAATTTCTCAAACATCCCTAGTCCCACTCTATTGCAAGGGCCAAACCACAAAGCGTTCTAAAGGCAATAAGGCGCATCTTGGTATAGTTATACCTCGAAGACCTCTTGGTCCTGGTTGTGGAGTTGACTTACCAAGATCAAATAACACAACTAGCCCATACCAAGCTGATCAGCAATTTTTGGATGACAGTTATTCATATCAAGCACAGCAATACAACCCCAACCCAGGCCATGACTCTTCATCAGTGTTTAACCGAGCTGGTACGATGACGAATACATTGGATTCTCGGGTTGGTGTGTTTGGAGAAATGGTGTATGCAAGGGTGTTCGGAAATACCTTAacaaatttatatacatatcCAAATTCATACCATCTTGCAGGGAGCAATAGTCCAAGAGTCAGAAGGCATGTAATGCAGGCTGATAAGTCGCTCAGCAGAATCTGTTTTTTCCTCTTCTGTTGCTTTATTCTGTGTCTTCTCACATTCTGA
- the LOC121249367 gene encoding uncharacterized protein LOC121249367, with protein sequence MEGCEQVVEGEWRKGDKLDFSMQRIQMALTACSGALVRWSKRKENEEGKDLKEKTDQLEKLSVTPLMNEKLLRSFTKEEVEAIVFQMGPLKSPRPDGFGACFYYNFWSIVGKEVKEPILATDYRQISLCNVLDKIIPKTLANRLKLVLDKIISSTQSAFIPGRLISNNILVAYEALHSMKKKRHGRVGSIAIKVDMSKAYDRVEWKFFEGVMRRLGSDERWNALIMSCVSSISFEVLLDGQPGGVFKPTKGLRQGDFLAKMEDWRAVKGLLEIYERTSANALIDRKLRFFFSSNTKAQERRLIKEEVGARVSGCYEKYLGLPEMIVRNFDRDSKVTKLIDDERGCWRVEVIKDKLNVEEAEVVCNIPISLLGQRDKVIWGHTKNGVLNVKSTYHLEMERRCKGFGESSDSLGWRDMWKSIWSLNLPGVVKSFMWKALNNCIPTRENLNRRRVIEDSLCPICKKEDETPCHVLWKCLTASDVSAEPVSSVQKWSSTTMNLKYGS encoded by the exons ATGGAGGGTTGTGAACAGGTTGTTGAGGGAGAATGGCGAAAGGGGGATAAGCTTGACTTTTCCATGCAGAGAATCCAAATGGCTCTTACAGCTTGTAGTGGGGCTCTAGTCAGATggagtaaaaggaaagaaaatgaggaggggaaagatttgaaggaaaaaactGACCAGCTGGAGAAATTGAGTG TAACTCCATTGATGAATGAGAAACTGTTGAGGAGCTTCACAAAGGAGGAGGTTGAGGCAATAGTGTTCCAAATGGGGCCTTTGAAGTCACCTAGGCCAGATGGTTTTGGGGCTTGTTTCTATTATAATTTCTGGAGCATCGTGGGAAAGGAG GTCAAAGAACCTATTTTGGCTACTGATTACAGGCAAATAAGCCTTTGCAATGTACTCGACAAGATCATTCCAAAGACTTTGGCCAATAGATTAAAATTGGTTCTTGATAAGATCATTTCTAGTACTCAAAGTGCTTTCATTCCTGGGAGACTTATTTCGAATAACATTTTGGTAGCTTATGAAGCACTTCATtctatgaagaagaagaggcatGGTAGGGTGGGCAGCATAGCTATCAAAGTAGACATGTCcaaggcatatgatagggtggagTGGAAGTTCTTTGAGGGTGTGATGAGAAGATTGGGTTCTGATGAGAGATGGAATGCACTGATAATGAGTTGTGTGTCATCTATCTCCTTTGAAGTATTGCTAGATGGCCAACCAGGAGGAGTTTTTAAACCAACTAAAGGGTTGAGGCAGGGTGACTTCTT GGCCAAGATGGAGGATTGGAGGGCCGTCAAGGGCTTATTGGAGATATATGAGAGGACATCAGCCAATGCCTTAATAGACAGAAaactgagattttttttcagTTCAAATACAAAAGCTCAGGAGAGAAGATTAATCAAAGAAGAGGTGGGAGCTAGGGTTAGTGGATGTTATGAGAAGTACCTTGGCCTACCTGAAATGATAG TAAGGAATTTTGATAGAGATTCAAAAGTGACAAAGCTTATAGATGATGAGAGAGGGTGCTGGAGGGTTGAGGTGATTAAAGACAAGTTGAATGTAGAGGAAGCAGAAGTAGTCTGCAACATCCCTATCAGTCTGTTAGGTCAAAGGGACAAGGTGATTTGGGGGCATACAAAGAATGGGGTGCTCAATGTGAAAAGCACCTATCACTTGGAGATGGAGAGAAGGTGTAAGGGTTTTGGGGAGTCCTCAGATAGTTTAGGGTGGAGGGATATGTGGAAGTCAATATGGAGCCTTAATCTACCGGGGGTGGTGAAGTCCTTTATGTGGAAGGCACTAAACAATTGTATCCCCACAAGAGAGAATTTAAATAGAAGAAGAGTCATTGAAGACTCTCTTTGCCCCATTTGTAAAAAAGAAGACGAGACTCCTTGTCATGTGCTCTGGAAGTGTCTCACTGCTTCTGATGTGTCAGCTGAGCCCGTGAGCTCAGTGCAAAAGTGGTCTAGTACAACAATGAATCTAAAGTATGGGAGTTGA